From Anopheles arabiensis isolate DONGOLA chromosome 3, AaraD3, whole genome shotgun sequence, a single genomic window includes:
- the LOC120901378 gene encoding apoptosis-resistant E3 ubiquitin protein ligase 1 isoform X4: MFNMWAPESEINSIAFTNIRHSVSASSGISTLSSCGDPERLPELPPGDEQRLQRAALTLQQKLILREWLKEHRLQHHYSRLVAIEVTALEDVYWLEDSRASQILGKDWPIWSSARQKLPTSKANLEALKADLWSTVVKSSQHQDAWTWGGMLVVSVSVAGLVTLAAMTQPSLAPEARHSLLQYVTGKYLLPANCKVHWDWTEPARVGGTMCFTVRFHQRNGQAYPICDTDQFFVEVTEGTRKIVTISELGSPTDPNNANIARVKFTVRTAGQYKISVLIGSSHIAGSPFTKTFAPGPMDARRSRLIRPASTVVCCAGAPTFLHIEPRDEHGNTCQFEADCDPIKGYSIDIFDLYGNHSDKFGSAVTFSYDKVNARISLTALFPEPVCLRAVVAYETQPIPNGDFDIIVLSSSDTTLVHKNIASRKHNICYEAKLFSIYGQQRWTKPRKVLCYVGPKQVTIKEMILKIIPKRIATFRLCPSTKFHFLPPSTIQMNNGHGAIFIIDDGCQPKIELASKERNVIAATFTHFLLKNIGGSETFKDKQDFFYHEVRKFHSNYYHEKLSLKVQRDKILESSMKATKNFSVSDWCGNFEVTFQGEQGIDWGGLRREWFELVCSALFDPRGGLFCTFHDKRQALVHPNPNRPPHLKLKHFEFAGKVVGKCLYESALGGTYRQLVRARFSRSFLAQLIGLRVHYKYFEQDDPDLYLSKIKYILETDLDTSENLELYFVEEMYDQSGQLQKTVELIPNGAKVRVTNATKNQYLDALAQQRLCNNVREEIDSFLKGLNGIIPDNLLSIFDENELELLLCGTGEYSIADFRANHIINGGSAEFRRVLGWFWAAVGNFSQTEMARLLQFTTGCSQLPPGGFQELNPRFQITAAPTFGNLPTAHTCFNQLCLPDYESYEQFEKALMFAISEGTEGFGMV; encoded by the exons GTATCTCTACACTCTCGAGCTGTGGAGATCCAGAGCGCCTACCGGAGCTACCGCCGGGTGATGAACAGCGTCTTCAGCGAGCTGCCTTGACTCTACAACAGAAACTAATACTTCGCGAGTGGCTTAAGGAGCACCGGCTGCAGCATCATTATTCCAG ATTGGTTGCCATCGAGGTTACGGCACTGGAAGATGTGTACTGGCTGGAAGATTCCCGCGCCAGCCAAATCCTCGGCAAGGATTGGCCGATCTGGTCGAGCGCGCGCCAAAAACTGCCAACCTCCAAAGCCAACCTGGAAGCCTTAAAAGCCGACCTGTGGTCCACGGTGGTCAAGTCCAGCCAGCACCAGGATGCCTGGACCTGGGGCGGTATGCTCGTCGTCTCTGTGTCCGTCGCCGGGCTGGTCACGCTGGCCGCCATGACGCAACCGTCCCTCGCACCGGAAGCACGCCACTCGCTCCTGCAGTACGTCACCGGCAAGTATCTGCTTCCCGCGAACTGCAAGGTGCACTGGGACTGGACCGAACCGGCCCGGGTCGGCGGCACGATGTGCTTTACCGTCCGGTTCCATCAGCGCAACGGCCAGGCCTATCCCATCTGTGATACGGATCAGTTTTTCGTGGAGGTGACCGAAGGTACGCGCAAGATCGTCACGATCAGCGAGCTCGGCTCGCCGACCGATCCGAACAACGCGAACATTGCGCGGGTCAAGTTTACCGTGCGCACCGCCGGCCAGTACAAAATTTCGGTCCTGATCGGGTCTAGTCATATCGCGGGCAGTCCGTTTACGAAAACGTTCGCCCCTGGACCGATGGATGCGCGTCGGTCGCGTCTGATCAGACCCGCCAGTACGGTTGTGTGCTGTGCCGGTGCACCAACCTTCCTGCATATTGAGCCGCGGGACGAGCACGGCAACACGTGCCAGTTTGAGGCGGACTGTGACCCAATCAAGGGCTACAGCATCGACATCTTCGATCTCTACGGTAACCATAGTGATAAGTTTGGCAGTGCTGTAACGTTCTCGTACGATAAGGTGAATGCGCGCATCAGCCTGACCGCGCTGTTCCCGGAGCCGGTGTGCCTGCGGGCGGTGGTCGCGTACGAGACGCAACCGATCCCGAACGGGGACTTTGACATTATTGTGCTGAGCAGCAGTGATACGACGCTGGTGCATAAGAATATTGCCTCCCGCAAGCACAACATCTGCTACGAGGCGAAGCTGTTCAGCATTTATGGGCAGCAGCGATGGACCAAACCGCGCAAGGTGTTGTGCTATGTGGGGCCGAAGCAGGTCACCATCAAGGAGATGATCCTGAAAATCATTCCCAAGCGTATAGCGACGTTCCGGCTCTGTCCTTCCACTAAA TTCCACTTTCTTCCACCATCAACCATTCAAATGAACAACGGGCACGGTGCCATCTTCATCATTGACGATGGCTGTCAGCCGAAGATCGAGCTGGCGTCCAAGGAGCGCAACGTCATCGCGGCCACCTTCACCCACTTCCTGCTGAAGAACATCGGAGGATCGGAAACGTTCAAAGACAAGCAAGACTTCTTCTACCACGAA GTGCGCAAGTTCCATTCCAACTACTACCACGAGAAGCTATCGCTGAAAGTGCAGCGCGACAAGATCCTGGAGTCGAGCATGAAGGCGACGAAGAACTTTTCCGTGTCCGATTGGTGCGGCAACTTTGAGGTTACATTCCAGGGCGAGCAAG GCATTGATTGGGGCGGGCTGAGACGCGAATGGTTCGAGCTGGTCTGCAGTGCCCTATTTGACCCCCGTGGCGGTCTGTTCTGTACATTCCACGACAAGCGGCAGGCCCTAGTACATCCGAACCCGAACCGGCCGCCCCATCTGAAGCTGAAGCACTTCGAATTTGCAGGCAAGGTCGTCGGCAAGTGTCTGTATGAGTCGGCACTCGGTGGCACCTACCGGCAGCTCGTCCGAGCACGCTTTTCTCGCTCCTTTTTGGCACAGCTGATTGGGCTGCGAGTACACTACAAGTACTTCGAGCAGGACGATCCCGATCTATACCTGTCGAAGATCAAGTACATCTTGGAGACGGATCTGGATACGAGTGAAAATCTGGAGCTGTACTTCGTGGAGGAGATGTACGACCAGAGTGGTCAGCTGCAGAAGACGGTCGAGCTGATCCCGAACGGAGCGAAGGTGCGGGTTACGAACGCCACCAAGAACCAATATCTGGACGCGTTGGCCCAGCAGCGTCTTTGTAATAACGTCCGAGAGGAGATCGACAGCTTCCTGAAGGGATTGAACGGTATCATTCCAGATAATTTGTTGAGCATTTTCGACGAGAATGAGTTGGAG TTGCTACTCTGTGGTACCGGCGAGTACTCGATCGCTGACTTCCGGGCGAATCACATCATCAACGGAGGTTCGGCCGAGTTCCGCCGCGTTCTTGGTTGGTTTTGGGCGGCCGTCGGTAACTTTTCGCAAACCGAAATGGCGCGCCTACTTCAGTTCACCACTGGCTGCTCCCAGCTACCTCCTGGAGGCTTTCAG GAACTGAATCCTAGGTTTCAAATTACTGCAGCTCCTACGTTTGGTAATCTTCCAACGGCTCACACTTG TTTCAACCAACTTTGCCTGCCCGACTACGAAAGCTACGAGCAGTTTGAAAAGGCACTCATGTTTGCCATCAGCGAGGGCACCGAAGGTTTTGGCATGGTCTAA